The Litchfieldia alkalitelluris genome has a window encoding:
- the tsaB gene encoding tRNA (adenosine(37)-N6)-threonylcarbamoyltransferase complex dimerization subunit type 1 TsaB: MKVLSIDTSNLVMGIALLDDTKVIGEVITNLKKNHSVRVMPAIEQLLKECDVRPNELNKIVVAKGPGSYTGVRIGVTIAKTLAWTLNIPLVGVSSLEVLAANGRYFDGMISPLFDARRGQVYTGLYSYSSDGLLVSQKEDAIILLKDWLSDLKGNNTQTLFIGNDLELHKAVIEEELGELALFASYTSNNPRPSELALIGLSKDEEEVHSFVPNYIRLAEAEANWLATNK; this comes from the coding sequence ATGAAGGTTTTATCAATTGATACATCAAATTTAGTCATGGGTATTGCTCTACTAGATGATACGAAGGTGATTGGTGAGGTAATAACCAATCTGAAAAAGAATCATTCGGTTAGAGTCATGCCTGCGATTGAGCAACTGTTGAAGGAATGTGATGTAAGACCAAATGAATTAAATAAAATTGTTGTTGCAAAAGGACCTGGGTCATATACAGGTGTTAGAATTGGTGTAACAATTGCTAAAACTTTAGCATGGACGCTAAATATACCGTTAGTTGGTGTGTCTAGTTTAGAAGTATTAGCCGCTAATGGGCGATATTTTGATGGGATGATTTCGCCTTTGTTTGATGCAAGAAGAGGACAGGTTTATACTGGTTTATATTCTTATTCATCAGATGGGCTATTGGTTAGTCAAAAAGAGGATGCAATTATTTTATTAAAGGACTGGCTATCTGACTTAAAGGGAAATAATACACAAACGTTATTCATAGGAAATGATTTAGAGCTACATAAAGCTGTCATTGAAGAGGAATTAGGAGAGCTTGCATTGTTTGCATCTTATACTAGTAATAACCCTAGACCGAGTGAGCTTGCCCTTATAGGCTTATCTAAGGATGAAGAAGAAGTTCATTCATTTGTTCCGAATTATATTCGACTTGCAGAAGCAGAAGCAAATTGGCTAGCAACTAATAAGTAA